One window of the Niallia circulans genome contains the following:
- the ftsE gene encoding cell division ATP-binding protein FtsE: MIEMKNVMKKYANGVIAANGINVRINQGEFVYVVGPSGAGKSTFIKMMYREEKPTQGSIRINGINLEKLKDKKVPLLRRNMGVVFQDFKLLPTLTVFENVAFALEVIEENPKNIKKKVMDTLELVGLKHKARMLPTELSGGEQQRVSLARSIVNSPKLVIADEPTGNLDPETSWDIMNIFETINNRGTTIVMATHNREIVNTIKHRVIAIEGGRIVRDETRGEYGYEG, from the coding sequence ATGATAGAAATGAAAAATGTAATGAAGAAGTATGCGAACGGTGTAATAGCCGCTAATGGAATAAATGTTAGGATTAATCAAGGTGAATTTGTTTATGTAGTAGGACCAAGTGGTGCGGGGAAGTCTACATTCATAAAAATGATGTATCGTGAGGAAAAGCCCACTCAAGGAAGTATCCGAATAAATGGTATTAATTTAGAAAAATTAAAAGATAAGAAAGTTCCGTTATTAAGAAGAAACATGGGAGTTGTCTTTCAGGATTTCAAACTCCTTCCTACGTTAACTGTATTTGAAAATGTGGCTTTTGCATTAGAAGTTATTGAAGAAAACCCAAAAAATATAAAGAAAAAAGTCATGGATACTTTAGAGCTAGTTGGATTAAAGCATAAGGCAAGAATGCTGCCAACAGAATTATCTGGAGGAGAGCAGCAGCGTGTTTCGCTTGCGCGCTCGATCGTTAATTCTCCGAAACTAGTAATTGCAGATGAGCCTACAGGTAATCTGGATCCCGAGACATCATGGGATATTATGAATATTTTTGAAACGATAAATAATAGAGGAACAACCATTGTAATGGCAACACATAATCGTGAAATTGTTAATACGATTAAGCATCGTGTTATTGCTATTGAGGGCGGCAGAATTGTAAGGGACGAAACGAGAGGTGAATACGGCTATGAAGGCTAG
- the ftsX gene encoding permease-like cell division protein FtsX: MKARTVARHTRESFKSLLRNGWMTFASVSAVTITLILVGVFFVIMMNLNHVATSLEENVEIRVHIDVAATKEEKNALEEEIKAIPEVGSVIFSPKGEELNNLITSLGEDGDAFKLFEQDNPLNDVFVVKTKDPEDTLAVVKKIEKFEHVAKVRYGQGTVEKLFSAINMSRNVGIVLIIGLLFTAMFLISNTIKITIVARRKEIEIMRLVGATNWFIRWPFFLEGMWLGLLGSIIPIAAVSAIYYYAYQFLKAKLAGSYIKILDYTPFVFQVSTLLLVMGAVIGIWGSVMSIRKFLRV; encoded by the coding sequence ATGAAGGCTAGAACAGTAGCGAGACATACAAGAGAAAGTTTTAAAAGCCTTCTTCGTAATGGTTGGATGACATTTGCCTCTGTCAGCGCAGTAACGATCACATTAATCCTTGTTGGTGTATTTTTCGTTATTATGATGAATTTAAATCATGTAGCGACTTCCCTTGAAGAAAATGTAGAGATCAGAGTGCATATTGATGTGGCAGCAACGAAAGAAGAAAAAAACGCTCTAGAAGAAGAAATTAAGGCGATTCCTGAAGTTGGTAGTGTTATTTTCTCGCCTAAAGGAGAAGAATTGAACAACTTAATCACCAGTCTTGGAGAAGATGGGGATGCCTTTAAACTCTTTGAACAGGATAATCCGTTGAACGACGTATTTGTGGTGAAAACGAAAGATCCAGAGGATACATTAGCTGTAGTAAAGAAGATTGAGAAATTTGAACATGTTGCAAAAGTAAGGTATGGACAAGGAACGGTTGAAAAGCTGTTTAGCGCAATCAATATGAGTAGAAACGTAGGAATTGTCCTGATTATTGGTTTGCTATTTACAGCGATGTTCCTAATCTCTAATACAATTAAGATTACGATTGTAGCAAGAAGAAAAGAAATTGAAATTATGCGTTTAGTCGGAGCGACTAACTGGTTTATTCGCTGGCCATTTTTCTTAGAAGGTATGTGGCTGGGCCTCTTAGGGTCGATTATTCCGATAGCTGCGGTTAGCGCAATATATTACTATGCATATCAGTTCTTAAAAGCAAAATTAGCAGGAAGCTATATTAAAATTTTGGATTATACTCCATTTGTATTCCAAGTATCTACGTTACTCCTAGTAATGGGAGCGGTGATTGGAATATGGGGTTCCGTAATGAGTATCCGCAAGTTTTTAAGAGTGTAA
- a CDS encoding YitT family protein, with protein MKWREYIYVLIGSAFVALSFNLFLLPNNIASGGVSGISTITKAVFHWEPAYVQWALNIPLFVLGVVLLGRNFGVKTLIGTVFLPFVVYLSRGLEPWTNEPLLAAIYGGIGIGLGIGIVFRGKASTGGTDLAAQIINKYTGISLGKCVAMIDGVIVITASIVFSIEQGLYALIALFVTSKTIDFVQVGFGSSKMTLIITDKQEEVREGILNKIDRGVTRLTAHGGYTDSERPVLMCVVDQSQFIKLKQLVQSIDETAFVVVTDASEVLGRGFK; from the coding sequence ATGAAATGGCGCGAATATATTTATGTGCTAATAGGGTCGGCTTTTGTCGCTTTATCCTTTAATTTATTTTTATTACCTAATAATATTGCATCTGGCGGAGTAAGTGGAATAAGTACTATTACGAAGGCGGTATTTCATTGGGAGCCAGCCTATGTTCAGTGGGCCCTTAATATTCCTTTATTTGTTTTAGGGGTTGTATTATTAGGAAGAAACTTTGGAGTGAAAACATTAATAGGTACCGTATTCTTGCCATTTGTTGTGTATCTCTCTAGAGGATTGGAGCCATGGACCAATGAACCATTATTAGCTGCGATATATGGGGGCATTGGTATTGGCCTAGGAATTGGCATTGTTTTTCGAGGCAAGGCATCTACTGGCGGCACAGATTTAGCCGCACAAATTATCAACAAATATACAGGCATTTCGTTAGGGAAATGTGTAGCTATGATCGATGGCGTAATCGTCATCACCGCTTCTATCGTCTTCAGTATTGAACAAGGTTTATATGCTTTAATTGCCCTATTTGTAACGAGCAAAACCATCGATTTTGTTCAAGTGGGCTTTGGCAGTTCCAAAATGACTTTAATCATTACAGATAAGCAAGAGGAAGTAAGAGAAGGGATTTTAAATAAGATTGACCGTGGTGTAACAAGATTAACAGCGCATGGTGGTTATACAGATTCAGAAAGACCTGTTTTAATGTGTGTCGTAGACCAATCCCAATTTATCAAGCTTAAGCAATTAGTGCAATCAATCGATGAAACAGCTTTTGTTGTTGTAACAGATGCTTCAGAGGTTCTTGGTAGAGGATTTAAATAA
- the prfB gene encoding peptide chain release factor 2 (programmed frameshift): protein MELADIRNELEKINVTLENFRGSLDLENKEARIAMLEDDMLHPDFWNDQQAAQTVISESNALKDQVHEFYKLVETFENLELTYELVKEEDDAELRAELEEELTELVGRLSQFELNLLLSGPYDKNNAILELHPGAGGTESQDWGSMLLRMYTRYAEKKGFKVETLDYLPGDEAGIKSVTLAIKGHNAYGYLKAEKGVHRLVRISPFDSSGRRHTSFVSCDVMPEFNDEIEIEVRTEDLKIDTYRASGAGGQHINTTDSAVRITHIPTGVVVSCQTERSQIKNRETAMKMLKAKLYQRKIEEQEEKLAEIRGEQKEIGWGSQIRSYVFHPYSMVKDHRTNTEVGNTQSVMDGDLDIFINAYLRSKINA, encoded by the exons ATGGAATTAGCAGATATTCGTAATGAGTTAGAAAAGATAAATGTAACACTAGAAAACTTTAGGGGGTCTCTT GACTTAGAAAACAAAGAGGCACGTATTGCTATGTTAGAAGATGATATGCTTCATCCTGATTTCTGGAATGATCAGCAGGCTGCTCAGACCGTCATATCAGAAAGCAATGCATTAAAAGATCAAGTTCATGAGTTCTATAAATTAGTGGAAACTTTTGAAAATCTTGAGTTGACATATGAATTGGTTAAAGAAGAAGACGATGCTGAACTTCGTGCGGAGTTAGAAGAGGAGCTTACAGAATTAGTTGGTCGTTTAAGCCAGTTCGAATTAAATTTATTATTAAGTGGACCATATGATAAAAACAATGCCATCTTGGAACTTCATCCAGGAGCTGGTGGAACAGAGTCTCAAGACTGGGGCAGCATGCTATTACGTATGTATACAAGATATGCAGAGAAAAAAGGCTTCAAGGTGGAAACTTTGGACTATTTGCCAGGGGATGAAGCTGGGATTAAAAGTGTAACATTGGCAATTAAAGGCCATAATGCTTATGGGTACTTAAAAGCAGAAAAAGGGGTGCACCGTTTAGTTCGTATTTCCCCATTTGATTCATCTGGACGCAGACATACAAGCTTTGTTTCTTGTGATGTAATGCCTGAGTTTAATGATGAAATCGAAATCGAAGTGCGCACAGAAGATTTAAAAATTGATACGTACCGTGCAAGTGGAGCGGGTGGTCAGCATATTAACACCACGGACTCTGCTGTACGTATTACACATATTCCTACAGGGGTTGTTGTTTCCTGTCAAACAGAACGTTCCCAAATAAAAAACAGAGAAACAGCCATGAAGATGTTAAAAGCGAAATTGTATCAACGTAAAATTGAAGAGCAAGAAGAGAAGCTTGCGGAAATCCGTGGAGAACAAAAAGAAATCGGTTGGGGCAGCCAAATCCGATCTTATGTTTTCCATCCATATTCCATGGTGAAAGATCACCGCACAAATACAGAGGTCGGGAATACACAATCTGTTATGGATGGTGACCTTGATATCTTTATTAATGCTTATCTTCGTTCAAAAATTAATGCTTAA
- the bacA gene encoding undecaprenyl-diphosphate phosphatase, whose product MEIIIAIILGIVEGLTEFAPVSSTGHLILVAHLLEFTGEKAKTFEIIIQLGSILAVVFVFWRRILSILGMKKWQTEEDVGTLSIFHLAIGIIPFGVGGILFYDFIKEVLFRSGTVVITLIIGGLLMLAAEKWKPRKPTAETLDEVTYRQAFTVGMFQCFALVPGFSRSGATLSGGVLAGMSHKAASEFTFIMAIPIMAAATGKDLFESWNYLSPQDLPLFLTGFITAFVVALLAIKFFLKLINKIKLAPFAYYRFVLAFLFWIFIL is encoded by the coding sequence ATGGAGATTATCATTGCTATTATATTAGGAATAGTGGAAGGATTAACCGAGTTTGCACCTGTTTCATCAACAGGACATCTTATATTGGTAGCACATTTACTGGAATTCACAGGAGAAAAAGCAAAAACATTTGAGATTATTATTCAGCTAGGAAGCATTCTTGCCGTTGTATTTGTATTTTGGAGACGGATTTTAAGTATTCTTGGAATGAAAAAATGGCAGACAGAAGAGGATGTTGGGACATTAAGTATTTTTCATCTCGCAATTGGCATTATCCCGTTTGGGGTAGGTGGCATCCTGTTCTATGATTTTATTAAGGAAGTGCTTTTTCGGTCAGGAACGGTCGTGATAACCCTTATAATTGGCGGCTTACTGATGCTTGCAGCTGAGAAATGGAAGCCACGTAAGCCTACAGCAGAAACACTTGATGAGGTTACTTATCGGCAAGCCTTTACAGTAGGAATGTTTCAGTGTTTTGCATTAGTACCAGGGTTTTCTCGTTCTGGAGCGACTTTATCTGGCGGGGTTCTTGCTGGAATGAGCCATAAAGCAGCATCTGAATTTACATTTATTATGGCCATTCCTATTATGGCAGCAGCGACAGGAAAAGACTTATTCGAAAGCTGGAATTATTTATCCCCACAGGATCTCCCTCTTTTCTTGACTGGATTTATCACCGCCTTTGTTGTTGCATTATTAGCGATCAAATTCTTCTTAAAACTAATCAATAAAATTAAACTTGCTCCTTTTGCCTACTATCGTTTTGTACTTGCCTTCCTCTTTTGGATTTTTATTTTATAA
- the secA gene encoding preprotein translocase subunit SecA, giving the protein MLGILNKVFDQNKRDIKKLTKIADKIELLADETAALSDEQLKGKTEEFKARFQKGETLDDLLVEAFAVVREAAKRVLGLYPYPVQLMGGASLHEGNISEMKTGEGKTLTATMPVYLNALSGKGVHVVTVNEYLATRDAAEMGQLYNFLGLTVGLNLNGLSREDKQAAYNADITYGTNNEFGFDYLRDNMVLYNEQKVQKPLYYAVIDEVDSILIDEARTPLIISGSAQKSTQLYVRANIFVSSLKPEKDYTYDEKTKGVQLTEEGMSKAERVFQIENLFDVSNVAINHHITQALKAHASMHKDVDYVVQDGEIVIVDQFTGRLMKGRRYSDGLHQAIEAKENLEIQNESMTLATITFQNYFRMYEKLAGMTGTAKTEEEEFRNIYNMNVVVIPTNREIVRDDRADLIYASMDGKFRAVVEDIAERHKKGQPVLVGTVAIETSEIISKYLTKKGIPHNVLNAKNHEREAEIIATAGEQGSVTIATNMAGRGTDIKLGEGVKELGGLAVIGTERHESRRIDNQLRGRSGRQGDPGVTQFYLSMEDELMRRFGSDNMKNMMTRLGMDDSQPIQSKMVSRAVESAQKRVEGNNFDSRKQLLQYDDVLRQQREIIYSQRNEVLTSENLRSIVENMIKSSLERNIQAHTPDNADRESWDLQAIVDYVSGNLLNEGEVEVSDLRGKEGDEIVEFIFAKVLQSYNEKEEKLSPEQMREFEKVIVLRAVDSKWIDHIDQMDQLRQGIHLRAYGQIDPLREYQSEGFAMFEAMVIAIEEDVAKYIMKAEIRNNLEREEVAKGQAVNPKEEGGDKKPKKKPAVKQLDIGRNAPCFCGSGKKYKNCHGANL; this is encoded by the coding sequence ATGCTTGGAATTTTAAATAAAGTATTTGATCAAAACAAACGCGATATTAAAAAATTAACTAAAATTGCGGATAAGATTGAATTGCTTGCAGATGAAACAGCAGCATTATCGGATGAGCAATTAAAGGGAAAAACAGAAGAATTCAAGGCGCGATTCCAAAAAGGTGAAACATTAGACGACTTATTGGTAGAAGCATTTGCAGTTGTTCGAGAAGCAGCAAAGCGTGTGCTTGGACTTTATCCATACCCTGTCCAGTTAATGGGGGGAGCATCCCTTCATGAAGGTAATATTTCAGAGATGAAAACGGGGGAAGGTAAAACGTTAACTGCGACAATGCCTGTATATTTAAATGCTCTCTCTGGTAAAGGGGTCCATGTTGTTACAGTCAACGAATATCTTGCTACTCGTGATGCGGCAGAAATGGGACAATTGTATAATTTTCTTGGCTTAACAGTGGGGCTTAACTTAAATGGCCTTTCAAGAGAAGATAAGCAAGCTGCTTATAATGCAGATATTACTTACGGAACAAATAATGAGTTTGGTTTTGACTATTTGCGTGATAACATGGTTCTTTATAATGAGCAGAAGGTACAAAAACCATTGTATTATGCTGTAATCGATGAAGTCGATTCTATTTTAATTGATGAAGCACGTACACCGCTGATCATTTCCGGTTCCGCGCAAAAATCAACACAGCTTTATGTTCGTGCCAACATTTTTGTCAGCAGCTTAAAACCAGAAAAAGATTATACGTATGATGAAAAAACAAAGGGTGTTCAATTAACAGAAGAAGGAATGTCCAAAGCAGAGCGTGTATTCCAAATTGAAAACCTCTTTGATGTTTCCAATGTTGCGATTAACCATCATATTACCCAAGCGCTAAAAGCCCATGCAAGTATGCATAAGGATGTAGACTATGTGGTTCAAGATGGCGAAATTGTCATTGTTGACCAATTTACAGGTCGTCTGATGAAAGGTCGCCGCTACAGCGATGGCTTGCATCAAGCAATTGAAGCAAAGGAAAACTTAGAGATTCAAAATGAAAGTATGACCCTTGCAACCATCACATTCCAAAACTATTTCCGTATGTACGAAAAGCTTGCAGGGATGACTGGTACAGCGAAAACAGAAGAAGAAGAATTCCGCAACATTTATAATATGAACGTTGTTGTTATTCCAACAAATCGTGAGATCGTTCGTGATGACCGCGCAGATTTAATCTATGCTTCTATGGATGGGAAATTTAGAGCGGTAGTGGAGGACATTGCGGAGCGCCACAAAAAAGGCCAACCAGTACTTGTTGGTACAGTTGCGATTGAAACATCTGAAATTATTTCTAAATATTTGACGAAAAAGGGCATTCCACATAATGTCTTGAACGCGAAAAACCATGAAAGAGAAGCGGAAATCATTGCAACTGCCGGAGAACAAGGTTCCGTCACAATCGCAACGAACATGGCAGGTCGTGGTACGGATATTAAACTTGGTGAAGGTGTAAAAGAATTAGGCGGATTAGCCGTTATCGGTACAGAGCGTCATGAAAGTAGACGTATTGATAATCAGCTTCGTGGTCGTTCTGGTCGTCAAGGAGATCCAGGGGTTACACAATTCTATCTTTCGATGGAAGATGAATTGATGCGCCGTTTTGGTTCCGATAATATGAAAAATATGATGACAAGACTAGGCATGGATGATTCTCAGCCAATTCAAAGTAAAATGGTCTCTCGTGCTGTAGAATCTGCCCAAAAACGTGTTGAAGGAAATAACTTTGACTCACGTAAGCAATTGCTACAATATGATGATGTTCTTCGTCAACAACGTGAGATTATCTACTCACAACGTAACGAGGTATTAACTTCGGAAAATCTGCGCTCTATTGTAGAAAATATGATTAAATCATCATTAGAGAGAAATATCCAAGCGCATACTCCAGATAATGCTGATAGAGAAAGCTGGGATTTACAAGCGATCGTGGATTATGTAAGTGGAAATCTTCTTAACGAAGGCGAAGTAGAAGTAAGTGATCTTCGCGGAAAAGAAGGCGATGAAATCGTTGAATTCATTTTTGCGAAAGTACTACAAAGCTATAATGAAAAAGAAGAGAAGCTTTCTCCTGAGCAAATGCGCGAATTTGAAAAAGTTATCGTGCTTCGTGCAGTAGACAGCAAGTGGATTGACCATATTGACCAAATGGATCAGTTACGCCAAGGTATTCACCTTCGTGCATATGGACAAATCGACCCGCTTCGTGAATATCAATCAGAAGGTTTTGCTATGTTTGAAGCAATGGTTATTGCCATTGAAGAAGATGTCGCTAAATATATCATGAAAGCAGAAATCCGCAATAATCTGGAAAGGGAAGAAGTGGCAAAAGGCCAAGCAGTAAACCCGAAAGAAGAAGGCGGCGACAAGAAACCAAAGAAAAAGCCAGCAGTAAAACAACTAGATATTGGACGTAACGCACCATGCTTCTGTGGAAGCGGCAAGAAATATAAAAATTGCCATGGAGCAAATTTATAA
- a CDS encoding DUF6044 family protein yields MNYLKRERKFFYIAIAIIFVWVLPYFVLNEDAHMRVHDNLDSNLGWYEVMKDNGIAFSPLHTPVEQIMNGEFSRDTYYSEYYAMVFLFQFLPPVIAYGLCQAITHFVAFIGMYLLLKKYVMKEEHNKAYILTIGVALAFSLTPYWPSGMLSILGMPLALWSMLNIYKGERSWKDLAVLTLLPFFSTFVIGFFYFLAVMGLFWLYDFVRNKKSNWALFFAILYMTMVYLAIDYRLVASMIAPISDELTNRDVFYQSKLDFVQTLKLVGKNYVISHNQDRTIHQYIILPVTIIGLLFVLLKKQWRENKLYIGLHLLNIVLSTWYAFWFFEGWQPLKEKFGILTSFNFARFHYLRPMIIYVLFALTLKMLWKNRNMGRKLVYVLIIGQLLVLVPTNEQIMYKNQPSYKAYFATDQFTDIKKYIGKPLDQYRVVSIGIHPNIAQYNGLYTLDSYSNIYPLDYKLQFRKIIEPELDKNKALRTYYDDWGGRCYIFVDELGKNYQYSKRSNKEINHLQLNVEALKEMGGQYVLSAVPINNAAETNLTFMKDFESKNSNWHIYLYKVM; encoded by the coding sequence ATGAATTATCTAAAAAGAGAAAGAAAGTTTTTTTATATAGCAATTGCCATTATTTTCGTATGGGTACTTCCTTATTTTGTGTTAAATGAAGATGCACATATGCGTGTACATGATAATCTAGATTCTAATTTAGGCTGGTATGAGGTGATGAAGGATAACGGAATTGCCTTCTCGCCATTACATACACCAGTGGAACAAATTATGAATGGGGAATTTTCACGAGACACCTATTATTCAGAGTATTATGCAATGGTGTTTCTATTTCAATTCTTGCCACCAGTCATTGCCTATGGCCTTTGCCAAGCAATAACACATTTTGTTGCTTTTATTGGCATGTATTTATTATTGAAAAAATATGTGATGAAAGAAGAGCATAATAAAGCTTATATCTTAACTATTGGTGTGGCGCTTGCCTTTAGCTTAACACCCTATTGGCCGTCAGGAATGCTTAGTATTCTTGGAATGCCTCTTGCTTTATGGAGTATGCTGAATATTTATAAGGGTGAAAGAAGCTGGAAAGATTTAGCCGTTTTAACGCTGCTTCCTTTCTTTTCCACCTTTGTTATCGGCTTTTTCTATTTCCTAGCTGTCATGGGACTGTTCTGGCTTTATGACTTTGTGCGGAATAAAAAAAGCAACTGGGCTTTATTTTTTGCTATTTTGTATATGACAATGGTTTATTTGGCAATCGATTATCGCCTTGTTGCTTCGATGATTGCCCCGATATCCGATGAATTAACGAACAGAGATGTATTTTACCAATCAAAGTTGGATTTTGTCCAAACCTTAAAGCTTGTAGGAAAAAATTATGTCATCAGTCATAATCAAGATCGTACCATTCATCAATATATTATTTTACCGGTGACTATAATTGGATTACTTTTTGTTCTTTTGAAAAAACAGTGGCGAGAAAATAAACTTTACATAGGTCTTCACCTATTGAATATTGTCTTATCCACATGGTATGCTTTTTGGTTTTTTGAAGGCTGGCAGCCATTAAAAGAGAAGTTTGGTATTTTAACAAGCTTCAATTTTGCGCGCTTCCATTATCTGCGCCCAATGATTATATATGTTTTATTTGCTCTTACCTTAAAAATGTTATGGAAGAACCGTAACATGGGACGAAAGTTAGTCTATGTACTGATTATTGGTCAATTACTTGTGTTAGTACCAACAAATGAACAAATCATGTACAAAAATCAACCAAGCTATAAAGCGTACTTTGCTACAGATCAGTTTACTGACATAAAGAAATACATTGGAAAACCGCTTGACCAATATAGAGTAGTGAGCATCGGTATTCATCCGAATATAGCACAATACAATGGCTTGTATACCCTTGATTCCTATAGCAATATTTATCCACTAGATTACAAGCTTCAATTTAGGAAAATAATAGAGCCAGAGCTTGATAAAAATAAAGCACTGAGAACTTATTATGATGACTGGGGCGGGAGATGCTATATTTTCGTCGATGAACTGGGCAAGAATTATCAATACTCAAAGCGATCTAATAAAGAAATCAATCATTTACAACTAAATGTTGAGGCGTTGAAAGAGATGGGTGGCCAATATGTTCTCTCAGCCGTTCCGATAAATAATGCAGCAGAAACTAATCTCACCTTTATGAAGGACTTTGAATCAAAAAATAGCAATTGGCATATTTATTTATATAAAGTGATGTGA
- a CDS encoding glycosyltransferase family 2 protein, translated as MQKTILTIAVPCFNEEEVFEQTMGNLRTVLRDLMEENLISEQSQLLFIDDGSKDATWEKIENATLFDPLVSGIKLSRNFGHQRALLAGLEEAVKFSDCVISIDADLQDDTGVIRDFIIEYLKGNEIVYGVRSKRETDTFFKRNTAQGFYRLMEKMGLSLVYNHADYRLLSKRAIEEMLRFKESNLFLRGIVPLLGFKSTKVYYERKERAAGESKYPFRKMIAFALDGITSFSVKPIRLITILGFLFSVISVFAGVYAIVQKFMGHTESGWTSIMISVWLLGGLMLMSIGLIGEYIGKIYEEVKQRPRYIIESNLCKKIEKRSKVQS; from the coding sequence ATGCAAAAAACAATATTAACCATTGCGGTACCATGTTTCAATGAGGAAGAGGTATTTGAGCAGACAATGGGGAATCTACGTACTGTTTTGCGCGATTTAATGGAAGAAAATTTAATCAGTGAACAAAGCCAATTATTGTTTATTGATGATGGCAGTAAAGATGCGACATGGGAGAAAATAGAAAATGCAACTTTGTTTGATCCTTTAGTTAGTGGAATTAAGCTATCAAGAAATTTTGGCCATCAGCGGGCACTATTAGCTGGTTTGGAAGAGGCTGTGAAGTTTTCAGATTGTGTAATAAGCATTGACGCTGACCTTCAAGATGACACGGGTGTAATCAGAGATTTCATCATAGAGTATTTAAAAGGCAATGAGATAGTTTATGGGGTAAGAAGTAAGAGAGAAACAGATACTTTTTTCAAAAGAAATACTGCCCAAGGCTTTTATCGTTTAATGGAGAAAATGGGATTATCCCTTGTTTATAACCATGCTGACTACCGATTATTAAGTAAAAGAGCGATTGAGGAAATGCTGCGCTTTAAAGAGTCTAACTTATTTTTAAGAGGGATTGTCCCTTTACTAGGCTTTAAATCAACAAAGGTTTATTATGAGCGAAAGGAACGAGCGGCAGGAGAATCCAAATATCCGTTCCGTAAGATGATTGCTTTTGCTTTAGATGGAATCACTTCTTTTAGTGTCAAGCCAATCCGACTTATTACCATACTAGGTTTCTTATTTTCTGTTATTAGCGTATTTGCTGGTGTATATGCCATTGTTCAAAAATTTATGGGACATACAGAATCGGGATGGACTTCTATAATGATTTCTGTTTGGCTGCTTGGTGGATTAATGCTAATGAGCATCGGTTTAATTGGTGAGTACATAGGAAAAATTTATGAAGAAGTGAAGCAGCGTCCACGTTATATTATTGAAAGCAATCTATGCAAAAAAATAGAAAAAAGATCAAAGGTACAATCTTGA
- a CDS encoding GtrA family protein — MKDKSFLIFLVVGLMNTFIGLTMIYLCLTAFHFDYWAATFIGNAVGACVSYFLNKRFTFKSNAALGSSGLRFIAVILASYLLAYKAGLVLVEMLLGEWNIFASYTDEIAVLFGSGFYTLLNYAGQKYFVFPKRYQQNSRSVK; from the coding sequence ATGAAGGATAAATCATTTCTTATATTTTTAGTAGTTGGTCTTATGAATACTTTTATTGGTTTAACGATGATTTATTTATGCTTGACCGCCTTTCATTTCGATTATTGGGCCGCAACTTTTATAGGAAATGCAGTAGGAGCATGTGTGAGCTACTTTTTAAATAAGCGATTTACATTCAAAAGCAATGCCGCTCTAGGAAGCAGTGGACTTCGCTTTATTGCCGTAATTTTAGCCTCTTATCTGCTGGCATATAAAGCAGGATTAGTGCTGGTTGAAATGCTGCTTGGTGAATGGAACATTTTCGCTTCCTATACCGATGAAATCGCCGTTTTGTTTGGAAGTGGTTTCTATACTTTGTTAAATTATGCTGGACAAAAATATTTTGTTTTTCCAAAAAGATATCAACAAAATTCTAGGAGCGTCAAATGA